In Glandiceps talaboti chromosome 4, keGlaTala1.1, whole genome shotgun sequence, a single window of DNA contains:
- the LOC144434691 gene encoding uncharacterized protein LOC144434691: protein MAEPAKKKRKTDKLNDSANDKINLPTCPYGASCYRKNPAHFKEYSHPKNTPTTASAATTSDGGSSTDHKASKDMPACPYGTNCYRKNLLHFAEFWHPTVNDENDDSRDNSQNCEDDDDDTDTYNEDTDDESEQKEYCKSKVQKTWSRGPSIVARYSDLTEEERKELIQKAMEAKKQMEEELKETKKKMIEEDKELQKIQAMLGKGGIPLVDGEKEALEGNEVVHFPFQAEREYKQGSANQAHFRLAESQFYRLLPPGVQIRIKKVDYAVSPEVVKRFRKAQEMLRKKRGEDSSYPVLAFHGTADANIDSIVKDGFKVPGQDGFKHSTDIGIYGRGLYFSEYPRYSMTYIRGGTRLLLCLVLVGKAYHCDNLMRGAAKMKGYDSHTSPNSKELIIFDSSQILPCYIVHYAFQYSEFRYKTSVKEKTEEELKKLYDRALRVKPCNIFKGLAVFLAEAKGALKDDIMKLITKFGAKESEGFQSFHTEVRNRIVVGSWETYDTETMLISYAERYQVPVLMEHYLYDSILAGGKMSMKEYGMFIPMWYGVTT, encoded by the exons ATGGCTGAACCTGCGAAGAAAAAACGTAAAACAGACAAATTGAACGATTCagcaaatgataaaattaatctTCCCACGTGCCCGTATGGAGCGTCGTGCTACCGCAAAAACCCAGCCCATTTCAAAGAATACAGTCACCCTAAAAACACACCGACGACAGCCTCAGCGGCCACCACCAGTGACGGAGGTAGCAGTACAGACCATAAAGCATCAAAAGACATGCCAGCATGTCCTTACGGAACCAATTGTTACAGGAAGAATTTACTACACTTTGCTGAATTTTGGCATCCAACGGtaaatgatgaaaatgatgacagTCGAGATAACAGCCAAAACTGTgaagatgatgacgatgacacTGACACATACAACGAAGATACAGATGATGAATCG GAACAGAAGGAGTACTGTAAATCCAAAGTACAAAAAACTTGGTCAAGGGGACCATCAATTGTCGCCAGATATTCAGATCTGACAGAGGAGGAGAGAAAGGAACTGATTCAGAAAGCTATGGAAGCTAAGAAACAGATGGAAGAGGAGTTAAAAGAAACCAAAAAGAAGATGATAGAAGAAGACAAAGAACTCCAGAAAATACAGGCAATG CTTGGGAAAGGAGGCATACCACTGGTGGATGGCGAAAAAGAAGCTTTGGAAGGGAATGAAGTGGTCCACTTTCCATTCCAGGCAGAGAGGGAATATAAACAAGGCTCAGCCAACCAG GCACACTTCAGATTAGCAGAATCCCAGTTCTATAGGCTCCTCCCACCAGGGGTACA GATACGGATAAAAAAAGTGGACTATGCTGTATCACCAGAGGTTGTCAAGAGATTCAG AAAAGCTCAAGAAATGTTGAGAAAGAAGAGAGGGGAAGATTCATCATATCCTGTCTTGGCATTCCATGGTACAGCTGATGCAAACATAGACTCTATTGTTAAAGATGGTTTTAAAGTACCTG GTCAGGATGGCTTTAAACATTCTACAGACATAGGCATTTATGGCAGAGGTCTATATTTCAGTGAATATCCACGTTATTCCATGACTTATATCAGGGGTGGTACACGACTCTTACTATGTCTGGTCCTTGTAGGAAAG GCCTATCACTGTGACAATTTGATGAGAGGTGCAGCAAAAATGAAAGGTTATGATTCACACACCTCTCCCAATTCAAAGGAACTTATTATATTTGACTCCAGTCAGATTCTTCCctgctacattgtacattatgcATTCCAATACTCTGAATTTAGGTACAAGACATCG GTTAAGGAGAAGACAGAAGAAGAattgaaaaagttatatgaCAGAGCTCTGCGTGTAAAACCTTGCAA TATTTTCAAAGGTTTAGCTGTGTTTCTAGCTGAAGCCAAGGGAGCTCTCAAAGATGATATTAtgaaattaattacaaaatttggaGCAAAAGAAAGTGAAGGCTTTC AATCCTTTCATACTGAAGTACGCAACAGGATTGTTGTTGGCTCTTGGGAAACTTATGACACAGAAACTATGTTGATTTCATATGCAGAAAGGTATCAG GTCCCTGTACTTATGGAGCACTATCTCTATGACAGTATCCTGGCAGGTGGTAAGATGAGCATGAAGGAATATGGTATGTTTATACCAATGTGGTATGGTGTTACTACATAG